Genomic segment of Pseudomonadota bacterium:
TTGACTGGAAATAACCATTATATAAGGCTTCGATAAAGGATACCCATTCTGTAACAGTAACAGGCACCCCCTTTTTTCTCAATAAGTAGAAAAAATCAGTAAACATGGTTTAGCTCCAAAGTTCTAAAATCTCCTCTTGAAGCCGAACCCCCCTCCCTGGGCATGGGAAAGCTTTATGAATCTGCCGGTATCCTGCTCGTTTTTTAAAATTGCTCCCAGAAAAGGTATCTCTGAGCTGATCTTGTCCGTACTGATTCCGCCTAACGAGAGGGCCTTTATCCAATCGAGAAGCTCGCTGGTGGACGGTTTCTTTCTCAGCCCATCCACATCCCTTATCCAGTAGAACCTCTTGATGGCCTCCCTTACCAGTTTATTCTCAATATCAGGATAATGGACCCTTACGATCTTTTCCATCATCTCTTCGTCAGGGAATTCGATATAGTGGAATACGCATCTTCTTAAAAAGGCATCGGGAAGTTCTTTTTCTGAATTGCTTGTGATAATCAAGACAGGCCTGTGTTTGGCTGTAACTTCTTCGTCAAGTTCGGGGATATGGAATGACATCTCATCAAGCTCATTAAGAAGGTCATTAGGAAATTCCACATCCGCCTTATCAATCTCATCGATGAGCAATACAAGCTGTTCGTCGTTTTTGAATGCCTGTCCTAATTTGCCCATTTTTATATATTGTCTTATATCGGAAATATCTTTATCTTTAAACCGTGCATCATTTAATCTCTGGATGGTATCATATACGTAAAGCCCGTCCTTTGCCTTTGTTGTTGACTTGACATTCCAGATGAGAAGTTTTTTGTTCAGCGCCTTCGAAATACTATGGGCGA
This window contains:
- a CDS encoding MoxR family ATPase: MVTGQGYKGSEDYIASKPLMEIVNVSIALGKPLVIKGEPGTGKTLLAHSISKALNKKLLIWNVKSTTKAKDGLYVYDTIQRLNDARFKDKDISDIRQYIKMGKLGQAFKNDEQLVLLIDEIDKADVEFPNDLLNELDEMSFHIPELDEEVTAKHRPVLIITSNSEKELPDAFLRRCVFHYIEFPDEEMMEKIVRVHYPDIENKLVREAIKRFYWIRDVDGLRKKPSTSELLDWIKALSLGGISTDKISSEIPFLGAILKNEQDTGRFIKLSHAQGGGFGFKRRF